From a region of the Rhipicephalus microplus isolate Deutch F79 chromosome X, USDA_Rmic, whole genome shotgun sequence genome:
- the LOC142775284 gene encoding putative serine/threonine-protein kinase ndrA, translating to MRRSNPVYLANNSPANFVATVKLVNVDRFSRQKQAATVKVVAAVIRNPFLVKYYCCFCVNEAYVTVVEYIAGLDLMRVVTKKEYLNTESVRVIMAQFIHALEHMHLLGFLHRDVKVSK from the exons ATGAGACGTTCTAATC CCGTGTACCTGGCCAACAACAGCCCTGCCAACTTCGTAGCCACGGTGAAGCTTGTGAACGTGGATAGGTTCAGCCGCCAGAAGCAGGCCGCCACGGTCAAGGTTGTCGCGGCGGTCATCAGAAACCCGTTTCTCGTCAAGTACTACTGCTGCTTCTGCGTCAAT GAGGCGTACGTGACCGTCGTGGAGTACATCGCCGGCCTGGACCTGATGCGCGTGGTCACCAAGAAAGAGTACTTGAATACAGAGTCGGTGCGCGTCATCATGGCGCAATTCATTCATGCCCTCGAGCACATGCACTTGCTCGGGTTCCTTCACCGGGATGTGAAGGTGTCCAAATGA